TGGCGTTGATGGGCGCCGAGGCCCTGCTCTACCCGACCGCGATCGGCTCGGAGCCGCACGATGCGACCTTGGACACAGCCGCGCCTTGGCGGCGCGCTATGCAGGGCCATGCGGTCTCCAACGTCATTCCCGTGGTGGGCGCCAACCGTACGGGTTTTGAGGCCTGGGACGGCTATCCGAACGGCGGCCAGCTGTTCTATGGCTCCAGCTTCATCAGCGATCATCGCGGCGACCTGGTCGCCGCCTTCGGGCGCGAGGACGAAGGCGTGATTTCGACGACCGTCGACCTTGATTTCCTGCAGACCCATCGCGCGGCCTGGGGCTTCTTCCGTGACCGCCGGCCGGACCTCTACGGCGCCCTCGCCCAGCCGCGTCCGGCCTGACCCGTCCGGCCTCAACCTCTCCGAAGGGCCTGCGTTTGCCGCCGGAGCGGCGATCAGCTAGAAGGCCCGCCTTTCCCGCAAGCTCGAAGGCTTCCGATGTCCGTCACCCCGACTTCGATCAACCCCGGTCAGATCAACGGCAATGTGCTGTTCTATTCGCAGCCGGAGCCGTTGAGCCCCGAGATGCACAAGGATCTAGGGGTCAAGAGCTCGAACTCGCCCTTCAGCTTCGCCAAGGTCGGCCACGCCGTGCCGCTGACGGTGGGCGAATTCCCGCTGGCTTCGCTGACGGGCCCGGTGATCTTCGTCGGCGACGACAAGCTGCCGCTGGCGGTCATGGGTCTGGCGGCCGGCGAGAACCTGTTCGTGCGCGAAGACGGCATCATCGAGCCGGGCGCCTACATTCCCGCCTATATCCGCCGTTATCCCTTCGTGTTCGCGACCGACGAGGACGCTGGCCAGATGGTGCTGTGCATTGATCGCGCCGCGGACTTCATCGTCGACAAGGCCCAGGCCGACGAGCCCTTCTTCCTGCCGGACGGCAAGCCCAGCGCCTATACCGAGCGCTGCATCAGCTTCTGCAACGACTTCGAAGTCGAGCGCCAGCGCACCATGGGCTTCGTCCAGCTTCTGAAGGATCTGGATCTGTTCGAGACCAAGGTCGCCAACTACACGCCAATGAACCCGGACGGCACCGCCGCCGCGTCGCAGCAGATCGCCGAATACTATGGCATCTCGGAAGACAAGCTGAACGCCCTGCCGCACGACAAGCTGGCCGAGTTGCGGGACAACGGCGCCCTGGGACAGATCTACGCCCACATGTGCTCGCTGAACGGCTGGGATCGCCTGATCTCGCT
This is a stretch of genomic DNA from Phenylobacterium immobile (ATCC 35973). It encodes these proteins:
- a CDS encoding SapC family protein, with the translated sequence MSVTPTSINPGQINGNVLFYSQPEPLSPEMHKDLGVKSSNSPFSFAKVGHAVPLTVGEFPLASLTGPVIFVGDDKLPLAVMGLAAGENLFVREDGIIEPGAYIPAYIRRYPFVFATDEDAGQMVLCIDRAADFIVDKAQADEPFFLPDGKPSAYTERCISFCNDFEVERQRTMGFVQLLKDLDLFETKVANYTPMNPDGTAAASQQIAEYYGISEDKLNALPHDKLAELRDNGALGQIYAHMCSLNGWDRLISLALSRSIASPPA